In a genomic window of Gloeocapsopsis dulcis:
- a CDS encoding molybdopterin-dependent oxidoreductase, translating into MQEPLTFQVNGKTYTTSCSPGTSLLTLLRDLGWVGVHRVCESGDCGSCTVWVDDKPVHSCIYPVMKLEGRDVTTIEGLAIDELAPIQQAFLEKQGFQCGFCTPGMIMSAAKLQFNSLAELRKALDGNLCRCTGYEAILESILANKEKSKGTNLPLTPHPLLLTPQVGQSVPKQDGPAIVTGKADYTADWSPPGLLHIKAVRSPHPHARIRKIDTEKATALPGVHAVFTYEDVPRKPYTTAGHADPVPDPLDHYLLDNKVRFVGDRVAAVVAVSVAIATQACQLIEVDYEILPHVIDPVKAINDCGIVIHDEPESSQIYDTQRNIAAKVTLGTHDIEKGFAEADLIVENTYYLPAVQHVHLEPHISTSWLEEDGTLVVRSSTQVPFHTQRVLAQLFDLPKDKVRVFKTQIGGGFGNKQEILTEDLCVLATLHTGKPVQWEFTREEEFTATNSRHAMQVRVRTGVKADGTLLAQEMEAIANTGAYGNHAPTVVFLTGCYPLGLYRCPHQRFLGLSVYTNTMPAGAFRGYGATQGTFAVESQMDQIAEKLEIDPVELRQNNIIQPQDIIRLGREEAHDHFHLIGSYGVPECFAKVTQALNYVPRMKPSVNGHLRRGVGFAVSMQGSGLAKIHSAGVKLSLKSDGKYELRTGAIDVGTGADTSLRQIAAHVLGVTVADIELIAGDTHNTPFDAGSYASATTYISGKAVNKAAIAMRSQILEFAAKVLTTRPENITLTADKAIAAQQEITLQELVSHNQQPFVVEVEHAANESSLTFAVQAAEVEVDTETGRINVLRCVQAIDVGTAINPRICHGQATGGIVMGLGYALSEELLINDSGQIMNPALRTYRLPTAKDTPQMEIILVEQPDPYGPFGAKGIGEIGTNCTAAAIANAVAHATGVRLTQIPMTPERVWKALNA; encoded by the coding sequence ATGCAAGAACCACTAACTTTTCAAGTTAATGGCAAAACCTACACCACAAGTTGTTCTCCAGGGACAAGCTTATTAACTTTATTACGCGATCTTGGTTGGGTAGGCGTACACCGCGTTTGTGAATCGGGTGATTGTGGAAGTTGTACAGTATGGGTTGATGACAAACCAGTTCATAGCTGTATCTATCCAGTGATGAAGCTAGAGGGACGCGACGTCACAACTATTGAAGGACTAGCAATAGATGAATTAGCACCAATTCAGCAAGCTTTTCTTGAAAAACAAGGTTTTCAATGTGGATTCTGCACTCCAGGAATGATTATGAGTGCAGCGAAGTTGCAATTTAATTCACTAGCTGAACTACGCAAAGCTTTAGACGGTAATTTGTGTCGCTGTACAGGCTACGAGGCAATTCTGGAAAGTATTCTCGCAAATAAGGAGAAGTCAAAAGGAACAAATCTACCCCTCACCCCTCACCCCTTACTCCTCACCCCTCAAGTAGGACAAAGTGTTCCTAAACAAGATGGACCAGCAATTGTTACAGGTAAAGCAGATTATACTGCAGATTGGTCGCCACCTGGGTTGTTACATATTAAAGCAGTGCGATCGCCTCATCCCCACGCCCGTATTCGTAAGATTGACACGGAAAAAGCAACAGCCCTTCCTGGCGTTCATGCAGTTTTTACCTATGAAGACGTTCCTCGTAAACCTTATACAACGGCAGGACACGCAGATCCAGTCCCCGATCCACTCGATCATTATCTATTAGATAATAAAGTAAGGTTTGTTGGCGATCGCGTTGCGGCGGTTGTTGCAGTATCAGTGGCGATCGCAACTCAAGCGTGTCAACTCATTGAAGTCGATTACGAAATTCTTCCCCATGTTATCGATCCTGTTAAAGCGATCAATGACTGTGGAATTGTGATCCATGATGAACCCGAATCATCACAAATTTACGATACTCAGCGCAACATTGCAGCTAAAGTCACGCTGGGAACCCATGATATTGAAAAAGGCTTTGCCGAAGCTGATTTAATTGTTGAAAATACCTACTACTTACCAGCCGTACAACACGTTCATTTAGAACCCCATATTAGTACAAGTTGGTTAGAAGAAGACGGAACATTAGTCGTGCGTTCGAGTACGCAAGTCCCGTTTCATACGCAAAGAGTGCTAGCACAGCTATTTGATCTCCCAAAAGACAAAGTTCGCGTTTTCAAAACTCAAATTGGCGGAGGATTCGGTAATAAACAAGAAATTCTCACCGAAGATTTATGTGTTTTGGCAACCTTACATACTGGAAAGCCTGTGCAATGGGAATTTACGCGTGAAGAGGAATTTACAGCAACTAATAGCCGCCATGCCATGCAGGTTAGAGTAAGAACCGGAGTCAAAGCCGATGGTACGCTACTAGCGCAAGAGATGGAAGCGATCGCCAATACAGGGGCTTATGGAAATCATGCACCTACGGTTGTTTTCCTTACAGGTTGCTATCCTCTAGGTTTATATCGGTGTCCGCATCAGCGATTTCTTGGATTATCAGTTTACACAAATACAATGCCTGCTGGGGCATTTCGCGGCTATGGTGCAACGCAGGGAACGTTTGCAGTTGAATCGCAAATGGATCAAATTGCAGAGAAACTGGAAATTGATCCGGTGGAACTGCGTCAGAACAATATTATTCAACCTCAAGATATCATTCGCCTCGGACGCGAAGAAGCGCATGACCATTTTCACTTGATTGGTAGTTATGGCGTACCCGAATGCTTTGCCAAAGTAACGCAAGCATTAAATTATGTTCCTAGAATGAAACCTAGTGTTAATGGACATCTGCGGCGTGGTGTCGGATTTGCGGTGTCAATGCAAGGAAGTGGCTTGGCAAAAATTCACAGTGCGGGAGTGAAGTTATCACTAAAAAGCGATGGGAAATATGAATTAAGAACTGGGGCGATTGACGTTGGTACAGGTGCTGATACATCATTACGACAAATTGCCGCACACGTGCTTGGTGTAACAGTTGCAGATATTGAACTAATTGCAGGTGATACGCACAATACACCTTTCGATGCAGGTTCGTATGCATCAGCGACAACTTATATATCGGGTAAAGCTGTTAATAAAGCCGCCATTGCAATGCGATCGCAAATTTTAGAATTCGCAGCTAAAGTTCTCACTACTCGACCAGAAAATATCACGCTTACAGCAGATAAAGCGATCGCCGCACAACAAGAAATTACGCTACAAGAACTTGTTTCTCACAATCAGCAACCCTTTGTTGTCGAAGTCGAACACGCAGCGAATGAATCATCTTTAACGTTTGCGGTACAGGCTGCGGAAGTCGAAGTTGATACGGAAACAGGTAGAATCAATGTTCTGCGTTGCGTACAAGCGATTGATGTTGGTACAGCAATTAATCCCAGAATCTGTCACGGGCAAGCGACAGGAGGAATTGTCATGGGCTTGGGCTATGCTTTGTCCGAGGAGTTACTCATTAATGATTCAGGACAAATTATGAATCCAGCATTGCGGACATATCGCTTGCCTACTGCTAAGGACACACCACAAATGGAGATTATTCTAGTTGAACAACCCGATCCTTATGGTCCTTTTGGTGCAAAGGGGATTGGAGAAATTGGTACTAATTGTACTGCAGCGGCGATCGCCAATGCTGTAGCTCACGCAACAGGTGTGCGGCTAACGCAGATTCCGATGACGCCCGAAAGAGTGTGGAAAGCTTTGAATGCTTGA
- a CDS encoding FAD binding domain-containing protein → MDLHNIQTYLRPQSLDTVENWSQGWTWLAGGTWIFTQKQPDLKVLVDLEKLDWSEIEVTPEGLNIGATCKMAKLRQWNFPENWTGVKALFCAVDELASFKVTNMATVGGNICLAIPASTFAPVMVALDASYEIWHPQASPRFVPARDFQTGVQQTVLQPSEVLRKIWIPQASLAWHISYQRVCVATAGIAISLVVAAYNPQTSQVRFGLGACVPTPRVVEFSHIPTADEIGEILDTQLPLDCFIEDYAASAAYRQHITKVLMQRSLLEF, encoded by the coding sequence ATGGATTTACATAATATTCAAACTTACTTACGCCCTCAAAGTTTAGATACAGTTGAAAATTGGTCGCAAGGATGGACTTGGCTAGCTGGAGGAACGTGGATTTTTACTCAAAAACAGCCTGATTTAAAAGTATTAGTAGATTTAGAAAAATTAGATTGGTCAGAAATTGAAGTAACTCCAGAGGGATTGAATATTGGTGCAACGTGTAAAATGGCAAAGTTGCGTCAGTGGAACTTTCCAGAAAACTGGACGGGTGTTAAAGCTTTGTTTTGCGCTGTTGACGAACTTGCTTCTTTTAAAGTTACAAACATGGCAACAGTAGGCGGAAACATTTGTTTAGCGATACCAGCAAGTACGTTTGCTCCGGTAATGGTAGCACTAGACGCAAGCTATGAAATTTGGCATCCTCAAGCGTCTCCGCGTTTTGTTCCTGCGAGAGATTTTCAAACTGGGGTACAGCAAACTGTCTTGCAACCAAGCGAAGTTTTACGCAAAATTTGGATTCCTCAAGCGAGTTTAGCATGGCATATTAGTTATCAACGAGTTTGTGTCGCGACTGCAGGAATTGCAATATCGCTTGTCGTTGCAGCTTATAATCCCCAAACATCACAAGTAAGATTTGGTTTAGGTGCTTGCGTACCGACACCACGCGTTGTCGAATTTTCTCATATTCCTACAGCAGATGAAATTGGGGAAATCCTTGACACACAATTACCGCTGGATTGTTTTATCGAAGACTATGCCGCAAGTGCTGCTTATCGGCAACACATTACTAAAGTTTTAATGCAGCGATCGCTTTTGGAATTTTAG
- the uraD gene encoding 2-oxo-4-hydroxy-4-carboxy-5-ureidoimidazoline decarboxylase yields the protein MNHSLPELNQMNQNDFVAALGWVFEGSPWVAAKAWANKPFTDVSSLHQSMVDVIREASDAEKLALVCAHPDLGAKAKMAEASVKEQAGVGLDRLSPEEYNKFHYLNQAYKEKFNFPFIVAVRNHTKESILVNFSQRLENSKETELQTVLSEIEKIALFRLQQVIDDQ from the coding sequence ATGAATCATTCGTTGCCTGAGTTGAATCAGATGAATCAGAATGACTTTGTAGCAGCGTTGGGATGGGTATTTGAGGGTTCTCCTTGGGTTGCAGCGAAAGCTTGGGCTAATAAACCATTTACAGATGTATCATCCCTACATCAAAGTATGGTAGATGTTATTCGCGAGGCGAGTGATGCAGAAAAACTGGCACTCGTTTGTGCCCACCCTGACTTAGGCGCTAAAGCTAAAATGGCTGAAGCATCAGTTAAAGAGCAAGCTGGAGTTGGTTTAGATCGATTGTCTCCAGAAGAGTACAATAAATTTCACTACCTCAACCAAGCATATAAAGAAAAATTTAACTTTCCTTTTATTGTTGCTGTCAGAAATCACACTAAAGAAAGCATTTTAGTAAATTTTTCTCAAAGATTAGAAAATTCAAAAGAAACAGAATTACAAACAGTTTTATCAGAAATAGAAAAAATAGCGTTATTCCGTCTACAGCAAGTTATTGACGATCAGTAA
- a CDS encoding IS6 family transposase: protein MSKSNLFKWRHYEANIILLCVRWYLTYPLSYRQVAEMVNERGMEVSHTTIFRWVQQYGPELDKRCRPHLQITNDLWRVDETYVKVKGKWKYLYRAVDSARNTLDFLLTAKRDAQAAKRFFRKALKASHNQEPRVVTVDKNAAYPKAIDELKIKKELPQIVELRQKKYLNNIVEQDHRGIKRLVKPGMGFGSFNTARRTIKGYEIMNMITKGQIQAVAKGAVIDLKFIAEIFGVAA, encoded by the coding sequence ATGTCCAAGTCCAACCTCTTCAAGTGGCGACATTATGAAGCCAATATCATCCTACTCTGCGTGCGCTGGTACTTGACCTATCCGCTCTCCTACCGCCAGGTAGCAGAGATGGTAAATGAGAGAGGAATGGAAGTCAGCCACACGACAATTTTCCGGTGGGTACAGCAGTATGGACCAGAACTGGACAAGCGCTGCCGACCCCACTTGCAGATCACAAATGATTTATGGCGCGTGGACGAAACCTATGTAAAAGTCAAAGGGAAATGGAAATATCTTTATCGGGCAGTGGACTCAGCTAGGAACACGCTGGACTTCCTCCTAACAGCCAAGCGGGATGCCCAAGCCGCCAAGCGATTTTTTCGTAAAGCGCTCAAAGCGTCCCACAACCAGGAACCGCGCGTCGTCACTGTGGATAAAAATGCCGCTTATCCGAAAGCTATAGATGAACTTAAAATCAAGAAAGAGTTGCCACAGATAGTGGAATTACGACAGAAAAAGTATCTAAACAATATAGTTGAGCAAGACCATCGAGGCATCAAACGATTAGTCAAACCTGGAATGGGATTCGGTTCATTCAACACGGCACGACGAACAATAAAAGGATACGAAATTATGAACATGATCACAAAAGGGCAAATTCAAGCAGTTGCTAAAGGCGCGGTTATTGACCTTAAATTCATAGCTGAAATCTTTGGAGTGGCTGCATAG
- a CDS encoding calcium-binding protein: MERGETTTQASQLITSLSFCNRTTSAGAGLIAQNLQLTQKGNDLVVTFDTVLDLEIRLRNFNLEDIDNLRRETGASINIGNILFDGQSAIQDSFDVFDANQQRAQVFNRNTVTFLNDLDNVIRGFNNSNDVINGQGGDDLIRGLSGNDLLRGGTGNDSLEGNEGNDTLEGNDGDDLLIGGIGSDILIGGDGNDTLIGVNPFDLGSEIGNDEIDELTGGSGSDTFVLGQQQLDGSKVVFYLSDERGGSFDYALIRDFEFNGVDKIQLVGSPSDYFLSGSPGTRFATDIFFRQETPPGFDPPYGVLIGVVVNFSGGSLNLSDSSQFTYV; the protein is encoded by the coding sequence ATGGAGAGGGGTGAGACCACAACACAAGCCTCTCAGCTTATCACCTCCCTCAGTTTTTGCAACAGAACCACATCTGCTGGGGCAGGATTAATTGCTCAAAATCTACAGTTAACTCAGAAAGGCAATGATCTAGTCGTTACATTTGACACTGTTTTAGATCTTGAAATTCGTCTACGCAACTTCAATCTAGAAGATATAGATAACTTGCGTCGAGAAACAGGTGCTTCAATTAATATTGGCAATATTCTTTTTGACGGGCAAAGTGCAATTCAAGATAGCTTTGATGTTTTTGACGCTAATCAGCAACGAGCACAGGTTTTCAATCGTAATACTGTCACCTTCCTCAACGACTTAGATAATGTTATACGAGGCTTTAATAATTCCAATGACGTCATCAATGGTCAAGGTGGTGATGACTTAATCAGGGGATTAAGTGGCAACGATCTCCTACGTGGTGGCACAGGAAACGACTCATTAGAAGGTAATGAGGGCAATGATACCCTTGAAGGCAATGATGGCGATGATCTACTAATTGGTGGAATTGGTAGCGACATCTTGATAGGTGGTGATGGCAACGATACATTGATTGGTGTAAACCCCTTCGACCTGGGGTCAGAAATTGGTAATGATGAGATTGATGAATTAACGGGTGGTTCTGGTAGTGACACTTTTGTGTTAGGACAGCAACAGCTAGATGGTAGTAAAGTTGTTTTCTACCTCAGTGATGAGCGGGGGGGTTCATTTGATTACGCTTTAATTAGAGACTTTGAGTTTAATGGTGTTGATAAAATTCAATTAGTAGGTTCACCTAGCGATTATTTCTTATCTGGTAGTCCTGGCACTAGGTTTGCCACAGATATCTTTTTTAGGCAAGAAACTCCTCCTGGCTTCGATCCTCCCTATGGCGTCCTCATTGGCGTAGTTGTAAATTTTTCAGGTGGAAGTCTGAATTTATCCGATTCGAGTCAATTTACCTACGTTTAA
- a CDS encoding NB-ARC domain-containing protein produces MNISVERALEIVEQQFKLDLTEVQEMVFRQTWEGRSYQEIAKNSGYQFSYIRDIGYRLWQLLSTAFEQKVTKNNIQRILKHYILSTEAAQINGSKSVYLPEKIQDNMPSSYQTKITLQSKDRKEALDISAFFDRETEVATLKQWISERCRLITILGLQGVGKTTLAAIVTEQVQQEFQYLIWRSLPNALSVNDLLTEIMLSLCQDQEVNLPKSLDGLISCLMQYLHKYRCLLVLDSYESVLQKKGRAGHYSYDYEGYGQFLQRVAVERHQSCVIIVTQEKPIGIAAIESDYLPVRSLHLKGLSQEAAKQILKAKNLIFTEAEGSELVNSYSGNPLLLSFAAVSIQSLFGGDVSRFLLQKTFVFGGIWDVIEQQFNCLSVVEKLLMYWLSTNDDWTLLWTCQDSLQFSPRELLEALQSLQQRALIDIDSFCFTQPVVTKEYMAESIKHRKRETIALVKAS; encoded by the coding sequence ATGAACATATCTGTAGAAAGAGCACTAGAAATCGTTGAACAGCAATTTAAGCTGGATTTAACCGAAGTCCAAGAGATGGTGTTTAGACAAACTTGGGAAGGACGTTCTTACCAGGAAATTGCAAAAAACTCTGGTTATCAATTTTCTTATATTAGAGATATTGGTTATCGGTTATGGCAGTTACTATCAACAGCGTTTGAGCAAAAGGTTACTAAAAACAATATTCAACGGATCTTAAAGCACTACATTTTAAGTACCGAAGCAGCTCAAATTAATGGCAGTAAGTCAGTGTATTTGCCAGAAAAAATACAAGACAATATGCCTTCTAGTTATCAAACAAAAATTACGTTACAAAGCAAAGACAGAAAAGAAGCACTTGATATTTCCGCCTTCTTTGATCGTGAAACTGAAGTTGCAACCTTAAAACAGTGGATATCAGAACGCTGTCGTTTAATTACAATACTAGGTTTACAAGGAGTCGGCAAAACGACTTTAGCTGCTATCGTTACAGAACAAGTCCAGCAGGAGTTTCAATATTTAATTTGGCGATCGCTACCCAATGCGCTATCGGTTAACGATTTGCTGACCGAAATCATGCTATCTCTCTGTCAGGATCAAGAGGTTAATTTACCAAAGTCTTTGGACGGTCTGATATCGTGTTTAATGCAATATCTACACAAGTACCGCTGCTTACTAGTTCTAGATAGTTATGAGTCAGTACTACAAAAGAAAGGAAGAGCAGGGCATTATTCTTATGATTATGAAGGCTATGGTCAATTCCTCCAAAGAGTAGCCGTTGAACGTCATCAAAGCTGTGTCATCATCGTTACTCAGGAAAAGCCAATTGGGATCGCAGCGATCGAAAGTGACTATTTACCTGTGCGATCGCTACACCTGAAAGGCTTGTCACAAGAAGCAGCTAAGCAAATTCTGAAAGCTAAAAATTTAATCTTTACTGAAGCAGAAGGTAGCGAACTGGTAAATTCCTATAGTGGAAATCCATTACTTTTAAGCTTTGCAGCAGTATCGATTCAATCTTTATTTGGGGGAGATGTATCTAGATTCTTATTACAAAAGACCTTTGTGTTCGGAGGTATTTGGGATGTAATAGAGCAGCAGTTCAATTGTTTGTCAGTTGTAGAGAAGCTTCTGATGTATTGGCTTTCTACTAATGACGACTGGACACTTTTATGGACATGTCAAGATTCGCTACAGTTTTCCCCCAGAGAACTTCTAGAAGCTTTGCAATCTTTACAGCAGCGAGCTTTAATTGACATTGACTCGTTTTGTTTTACACAACCAGTGGTTACTAAAGAGTACATGGCTGAGTCTATCAAACATCGCAAACGTGAGACGATCGCGTTAGTTAAAGCATCTTAA
- a CDS encoding glycosyltransferase — translation MKIALVHDYLTQKGGAERVFELLCKRYPDADIFTSLYDAKNTIDLGERIVYTTGLQNIPGATKYFRLMAPLYFPAFRTLDLQNYDLIISSSSSFAKAVRKRVGAKHICFCHNITRFLWDTGTYLREYRDYQYFYPVLERIFQAMRQVDLKYSQEPDYYVANSQTVAQRIQKTYCKPALVINYPIDVNQFQFSQEKDDFYLASARLISYKRIDIIVEAFNWLGWPLVILGNGPERERLESRALENIRFLGHVSDQKRAFMMSKAKAVIVAALEDYGLVPIEANTSGTPVIAYGAGGVLDTQIPGETGVFFQRQTPEALQAALLKAKQIPWDYLKIHNHAVSNFSEEVFFGKVEQLIEQVFSRPEPLVTLSNV, via the coding sequence ATGAAAATTGCTCTAGTCCATGATTACTTAACGCAAAAAGGAGGGGCAGAACGTGTTTTTGAACTGCTATGCAAGCGCTATCCTGATGCTGATATATTTACATCGTTGTATGATGCCAAAAATACAATTGATTTAGGAGAACGGATCGTTTATACAACTGGTTTACAAAATATTCCAGGAGCAACGAAATATTTCCGATTAATGGCTCCACTCTACTTCCCAGCTTTTCGTACTTTAGATTTGCAAAACTACGATCTGATTATTAGTAGTAGTAGTAGCTTTGCTAAAGCCGTCCGTAAAAGAGTAGGAGCAAAGCATATTTGTTTTTGCCACAACATCACTCGGTTTTTATGGGATACAGGAACTTACCTACGAGAATATCGCGATTATCAGTATTTTTATCCTGTCCTTGAAAGAATCTTTCAAGCAATGCGCCAGGTAGATTTGAAGTATTCTCAAGAACCAGACTACTATGTAGCAAATTCTCAGACAGTAGCGCAACGTATTCAAAAAACCTACTGCAAACCAGCCCTAGTAATTAACTACCCAATTGATGTTAACCAGTTTCAGTTTTCTCAAGAAAAAGATGATTTTTATCTAGCGTCTGCTCGCTTAATCAGCTACAAGCGAATAGATATCATCGTTGAAGCGTTTAATTGGCTGGGATGGCCCTTAGTGATACTAGGTAATGGACCTGAAAGAGAACGTTTGGAGTCTAGAGCGTTAGAAAATATTAGGTTTCTAGGTCATGTCAGCGATCAGAAACGTGCTTTTATGATGTCAAAAGCTAAGGCTGTGATTGTTGCAGCATTAGAAGATTACGGGCTAGTTCCTATAGAAGCGAATACGAGCGGAACTCCTGTTATTGCCTATGGTGCTGGTGGAGTTCTCGATACCCAAATTCCAGGAGAAACAGGTGTATTTTTTCAGCGTCAAACTCCTGAAGCTTTACAAGCTGCGTTGCTCAAAGCAAAACAAATTCCTTGGGACTATTTAAAAATTCATAACCATGCAGTAAGTAATTTCTCAGAAGAAGTTTTCTTTGGCAAAGTGGAGCAGTTGATTGAGCAAGTTTTTAGCAGACCCGAACCATTAGTGACCTTATCAAATGTTTGA
- a CDS encoding GumC family protein, translating into MNKENLAMNGEQETGYGQLLLVLMRRRFLLLSVFLSVLSAATILTLMTKPTYKSSMQLLVEPNYQGKSEQGQRKTTESDFTDSNVEVDIATQINLMSSSILLQKAVYLLQPKYPDIDIQEIKKSLVLIPVQGQEGTGKKVRTKIVEVLYTDNDPVRTNDVLSAMQQVYQDYNLEQQKIRLAKGLTFINEQLPLVQDRVNQAENALELFRESNNLIDPELQAKALTDALNNVRLEQQTNRNQIQQTQSRLNDLQQQIARSPRNALVSSRLSQSQRYQNLLNEIQKTELALAQERLRYNDSSPQVELLIEQREKQHQLVQEEMQRVLGEDVAASDEDTTTAGQQGQLDIDLAGKLVEAQTNLASLQANAQSLANAEQQLSAELQRFPGLLAQYNRLLPEVAVNRDTLQQLMTARQELGLQLARGGFDWQVVEQPDLGEQISPSIKRNILLGVVVGLTLGCFAAFIREAVDDAVHSSDELKKRVELPLLGLIPELPPAKPSGSIINLSLGKAQPQGLSMLCWQSFRDALDLIYKNIRLLNSAFPIKSLVITSALAGEGKTTLALGLALTAARLHQKVLLIDIDLRRPSLHKQLALSNEQGLSTLLTGNSLSCQRSVQLFGTQIDVLTSGPTPVDPVQLLSSPKMKEIMLAFEKEYDLVLLDAPPALGTVDAIQAASFCSGAVLVGRIGRVTRTEITQAAETLSRTNVFGVIANAANSPWYSGGYTEQRHSPSLPLRGVMNYES; encoded by the coding sequence ATGAATAAAGAAAATTTAGCTATGAATGGGGAACAAGAGACGGGTTACGGTCAGCTTTTATTAGTTTTAATGCGTAGGCGTTTTCTGTTGCTGTCTGTATTTTTGAGCGTCCTTTCTGCTGCAACTATTCTCACATTAATGACAAAACCAACTTATAAAAGCTCAATGCAGCTTCTAGTTGAACCAAACTATCAAGGTAAATCAGAGCAAGGGCAAAGAAAAACAACAGAAAGTGATTTTACAGACTCTAATGTTGAGGTTGATATTGCAACACAAATTAATTTAATGAGCAGTTCAATACTACTACAAAAAGCAGTTTATTTGTTGCAGCCTAAATACCCCGATATTGATATTCAAGAAATCAAAAAATCTTTAGTGCTAATACCAGTACAAGGGCAAGAGGGAACTGGTAAAAAAGTTAGAACAAAAATTGTTGAAGTTCTTTATACCGATAACGATCCAGTAAGAACTAATGATGTTCTCAGTGCAATGCAGCAAGTTTATCAGGACTATAACTTAGAACAGCAAAAAATACGATTAGCAAAGGGGCTAACTTTTATTAATGAGCAATTGCCCCTAGTCCAAGATAGAGTAAACCAAGCTGAGAATGCCTTAGAACTGTTTCGCGAAAGTAACAACCTAATTGATCCGGAACTACAAGCGAAAGCACTCACAGATGCTTTAAATAATGTCAGGTTAGAACAACAGACGAATAGAAATCAAATTCAACAAACTCAGTCTCGTTTAAATGATTTGCAACAGCAAATTGCCCGTTCTCCAAGAAATGCCCTCGTTTCCTCGCGTTTGAGCCAGTCTCAACGTTACCAAAACTTACTCAATGAAATTCAAAAGACCGAACTAGCTTTAGCACAGGAACGCCTACGCTACAACGACTCCTCTCCGCAGGTTGAGTTACTAATTGAGCAGCGTGAGAAACAGCACCAACTTGTGCAAGAAGAGATGCAAAGAGTTTTGGGAGAAGATGTTGCAGCTAGTGATGAAGATACTACAACTGCAGGGCAACAGGGTCAACTCGATATAGATCTTGCAGGGAAACTAGTGGAAGCACAAACTAACTTAGCAAGTCTCCAAGCAAATGCACAGAGTTTAGCTAATGCCGAGCAACAATTGAGTGCAGAACTGCAACGATTTCCTGGCTTACTGGCACAGTACAATCGTCTTTTGCCCGAAGTAGCAGTTAATCGAGATACACTCCAACAACTCATGACTGCACGCCAGGAGTTAGGTTTGCAACTTGCGAGGGGAGGTTTTGATTGGCAAGTTGTCGAACAACCAGATTTAGGCGAACAAATTAGTCCAAGCATTAAACGGAATATTTTGTTGGGAGTTGTTGTGGGACTAACCTTGGGGTGTTTTGCTGCTTTCATCCGTGAAGCAGTTGATGATGCTGTTCATTCTTCGGATGAATTGAAAAAGCGAGTAGAGCTACCACTTTTAGGACTGATTCCAGAATTACCTCCAGCAAAACCGAGTGGCTCAATTATTAACTTGTCGTTAGGTAAGGCGCAGCCACAAGGACTTTCAATGCTCTGTTGGCAATCATTTCGCGATGCACTCGACCTAATTTACAAAAATATTCGACTACTTAACTCTGCTTTTCCAATTAAATCTTTAGTGATTACTTCAGCCCTTGCTGGTGAAGGTAAAACAACTTTAGCTTTAGGTTTAGCACTCACTGCGGCACGCTTGCATCAAAAAGTGTTGCTAATTGATATTGATTTACGTCGTCCAAGTTTACACAAGCAATTAGCACTATCTAATGAACAAGGACTATCAACTTTATTGACAGGCAACTCCCTATCTTGCCAAAGAAGCGTTCAACTTTTTGGCACACAAATTGATGTTTTAACTTCAGGTCCCACACCAGTCGATCCGGTGCAACTTTTAAGTTCTCCAAAGATGAAAGAAATAATGCTTGCTTTTGAGAAAGAATATGATTTAGTGTTACTCGATGCGCCCCCTGCACTTGGTACTGTAGATGCAATCCAAGCGGCATCGTTTTGTAGTGGTGCGGTTTTGGTGGGGCGTATTGGTCGGGTAACGCGTACGGAAATTACCCAAGCTGCAGAGACGTTGAGTCGCACGAATGTTTTTGGAGTGATTGCTAATGCAGCCAATAGTCCTTGGTACAGCGGTGGTTACACTGAACAACGGCATAGCCCGTCTTTACCGCTGCGCGGAGTTATGAATTATGAGTCGTAA